One window of Chamaesiphon minutus PCC 6605 genomic DNA carries:
- a CDS encoding acetyltransferase produces the protein MDLATKYMYLYGAGGHSKVITDILNSLGVEVVGMFDDNPPDAKFKGMQIRDGIRLIGEGFPKLDAPLIISVGNNLRRAELACLIDANYGRAIHGTAIISAKAKIDVGTVVLQGAIVQAGAEIGAHVLINTAASIDHDNAIGDYAHVSPHATLCGHVRVGEGTHIGAGAVVIPSIEIGKWCTVGAGAVVIRDVPDFATVVGNPAKVIKFRDAPNYRAAMTGIVT, from the coding sequence ATGGATCTGGCTACTAAATACATGTATTTGTATGGAGCTGGTGGACACTCAAAGGTCATTACGGACATCCTTAACAGTTTGGGCGTAGAAGTAGTTGGCATGTTTGATGACAACCCTCCCGATGCAAAATTTAAGGGGATGCAAATCCGCGATGGTATTCGCTTAATCGGCGAAGGCTTCCCCAAATTGGACGCGCCGTTGATTATTAGTGTTGGCAATAATCTCAGACGTGCCGAACTCGCGTGCTTAATCGATGCAAACTATGGCAGAGCCATTCATGGCACGGCAATTATCTCGGCTAAAGCGAAAATAGATGTGGGTACTGTCGTGCTCCAAGGCGCGATCGTCCAAGCTGGTGCCGAGATTGGTGCGCATGTATTAATTAATACCGCTGCAAGTATCGATCATGATAATGCGATCGGCGACTACGCTCATGTCTCGCCACATGCGACTTTGTGCGGTCACGTTCGCGTCGGTGAAGGGACGCATATCGGAGCTGGAGCAGTGGTAATTCCTAGTATCGAGATTGGCAAATGGTGTACTGTCGGTGCGGGTGCGGTGGTGATTAGAGATGTTCCCGATTTTGCTACTGTTGTCGGTAACCCCGCTAAAGTCATTAAATTTCGCGACGCGCCCAACTACCGAGCGGCGATGACGGGTATAGTCACCTAA
- a CDS encoding DUF2232 domain-containing protein produces the protein MKSPLDSKSPPSPQLPPIMLVETAFLASTASLLWLLNYYFPVGPIFRIFFPIPIALIYLRWGNRAGWMSALVSGLLLSVLMGPVRSILFVMPYGVMGVQLGACWRRQASWLTSISLGALVDCLGVFFRFGLTSALLGEDLWMYLMARIRDLSEWLFVQLGILAEPSLLVIQILAISLILLSNFVYVFVVHLVAILMFERLGNPLPKPPAWVETLLEL, from the coding sequence TTGAAATCTCCCCTCGATTCCAAATCCCCCCCGTCGCCCCAACTACCTCCAATTATGTTGGTGGAAACGGCATTTTTGGCCAGTACTGCTAGCTTGTTGTGGTTATTGAATTATTATTTTCCAGTCGGGCCGATCTTCCGGATCTTCTTCCCAATTCCGATCGCTTTAATTTATCTCCGATGGGGCAATCGTGCGGGATGGATGAGCGCGCTAGTCTCTGGATTATTATTGTCGGTGCTAATGGGGCCAGTGCGCAGTATTTTGTTCGTGATGCCTTATGGGGTAATGGGCGTTCAATTGGGTGCTTGTTGGCGACGGCAGGCTAGCTGGTTGACATCGATTTCACTAGGCGCGCTAGTAGACTGTCTGGGGGTGTTCTTTCGCTTTGGGTTGACTTCGGCATTATTAGGTGAAGATCTGTGGATGTACCTGATGGCGAGAATTCGCGACCTTTCGGAGTGGCTGTTCGTCCAATTGGGTATTCTCGCCGAGCCTAGTCTGCTCGTAATTCAAATCTTGGCGATCTCGTTAATTCTGCTGAGTAATTTTGTCTATGTGTTTGTCGTTCATCTAGTCGCAATCCTGATGTTCGAGCGGCTGGGCAATCCTCTGCCCAAACCACCAGCATGGGTCGAGACGTTATTGGAGTTGTAG
- a CDS encoding GNAT family N-acetyltransferase: MTANTANISEPIAIDPDRIEIRAVREEEIHCVAEIVTRSFHFDRGWMGWFTPLFKLGIAEDLRHRLRSHTAGSSHDKPQQQVCSIAVYADRGQSQVIGTIEVGIRTTNYRQPKPHRYPYISNLAVSRDFRRRGVAQQLLIGCEELTKSWGYTEIFLHVMGDNQRGRNLYQKLGYEIVSSEFVWSIIPWHRPERLFLRKQLED, translated from the coding sequence ATGACCGCAAATACCGCAAATATCTCCGAGCCGATCGCGATCGATCCCGATCGAATCGAGATTCGCGCTGTACGAGAGGAAGAAATACATTGCGTCGCGGAGATCGTTACTCGTAGTTTTCATTTCGATCGCGGGTGGATGGGATGGTTTACACCCCTGTTCAAACTAGGCATTGCTGAAGATTTACGCCATCGTCTACGCTCTCATACCGCTGGATCGAGTCACGATAAACCCCAGCAGCAAGTGTGCTCGATTGCTGTATATGCAGATCGCGGCCAATCGCAGGTCATCGGCACGATCGAAGTGGGAATACGCACTACCAATTATCGTCAACCCAAACCCCATCGCTATCCTTATATTTCTAATCTGGCTGTGAGCCGAGATTTTCGGCGACGCGGGGTCGCACAACAACTACTGATCGGTTGTGAAGAATTGACTAAATCGTGGGGATACACAGAAATCTTCTTACATGTGATGGGCGATAATCAGCGCGGTCGCAATTTGTATCAAAAACTAGGTTACGAGATCGTATCTAGTGAGTTTGTCTGGTCGATTATTCCCTGGCACCGTCCCGAACGACTATTTTTGCGAAAGCAGCTTGAGGATTAG
- a CDS encoding DUF2808 domain-containing protein, producing MSIFALASCSIAIIPVAARSQSLPGFTLFSGVEQSDRLSYRLDSGNRSVTDRYKLAIPGSKINRLGAAQITIGYPEYYKGKFDDKAVEVMVGDKSIPIQSVQWDLEGRTIQIDLAQRIKTKGDIEVVLNNVQNPDSAGMFNFTCQVKSSAEFPLARSCGTWILSLD from the coding sequence ATGTCCATTTTCGCTCTAGCCAGTTGCTCGATCGCAATTATTCCTGTTGCAGCTAGATCGCAGAGTTTACCTGGATTTACGCTATTTAGTGGTGTCGAGCAATCCGATCGACTCAGCTATCGCCTCGACTCCGGCAATCGGAGCGTGACCGATCGCTATAAGCTCGCAATTCCTGGCTCCAAAATCAATCGCTTGGGTGCAGCGCAAATTACGATCGGTTATCCAGAATATTACAAAGGTAAATTTGACGATAAGGCTGTAGAAGTAATGGTCGGTGATAAATCGATCCCCATTCAATCCGTACAGTGGGATCTAGAAGGTCGAACGATCCAAATCGATCTGGCTCAAAGAATCAAAACCAAAGGTGATATCGAAGTCGTCCTCAATAACGTTCAAAACCCCGATAGTGCTGGCATGTTTAATTTTACCTGCCAGGTAAAAAGTAGTGCAGAGTTTCCGTTGGCTCGATCCTGCGGTACCTGGATTTTGAGTCTCGATTAG
- the sigC gene encoding RNA polymerase sigma factor SigC, translating into MPSKSLYKSVEYDESASELDLNGIDMDEDSLRTSLPELFEEDLDSTAVPAAVKNIYYSKDLVRLYLQEIGKVRLLLRDEEISEAKVVQSYVQLLELRTNAAEQVKLGKSDDLAILQYVEAVEIHDRLTAQLGHRPSPERWASTAGIALAELKPRLAAGKQRWAELAQMTVAEIDALQLAGTRAKEHMIKANLRLVVSVAKKYQNRGLELLDLIQEGTMGLERAVDKFDPTKGYRFSTYAYWWIRQGITRAIATQSRNIRLPVHITEKLNKIKKVQRELSIETGRPPRLEEVAKALDMTLVQLQEVLMRVPRSVSLDVKVGKDRDTELGDLLEADEVTPEQMMMRESLQGELVQLLADLTDREREVICLRFGLGYNQAHSLADIGRVLELSRERVRQIESKALQKLRQPKRRNRVRDYLESMN; encoded by the coding sequence ATGCCGAGTAAATCCTTGTATAAATCAGTAGAGTACGATGAATCCGCCTCAGAGCTGGATTTGAATGGCATAGACATGGATGAAGATAGTTTGCGAACGTCTTTGCCAGAGTTGTTTGAAGAAGATCTTGATAGTACTGCCGTGCCAGCGGCTGTCAAAAATATTTACTACAGTAAAGACTTGGTGCGCTTATACCTCCAAGAAATTGGCAAAGTGCGCTTGCTACTCAGAGATGAAGAAATATCTGAAGCAAAAGTCGTCCAGAGCTACGTTCAATTGCTAGAATTGCGGACTAATGCTGCCGAACAGGTCAAGCTGGGTAAAAGTGATGACCTCGCAATCTTACAATACGTCGAAGCGGTCGAAATCCACGATCGCTTGACCGCACAATTAGGGCATCGCCCCTCCCCCGAACGGTGGGCGAGTACTGCCGGGATCGCCCTAGCCGAACTCAAGCCGAGATTGGCCGCTGGCAAACAAAGATGGGCAGAACTAGCCCAAATGACAGTTGCCGAAATCGATGCCCTTCAGTTAGCTGGTACCCGTGCCAAAGAGCACATGATTAAGGCGAATCTCCGACTAGTTGTCTCGGTTGCCAAAAAATACCAAAATCGCGGCTTGGAACTGTTGGATCTAATCCAAGAAGGTACGATGGGATTGGAGCGAGCAGTAGATAAATTCGATCCGACTAAAGGGTATCGGTTTAGCACTTATGCTTACTGGTGGATTCGTCAAGGAATTACCCGTGCGATTGCCACTCAAAGCCGAAATATCCGCCTCCCCGTACACATTACCGAAAAACTCAATAAAATTAAAAAAGTTCAGCGCGAACTGAGTATCGAAACCGGACGCCCACCCAGATTAGAGGAAGTAGCCAAGGCTCTAGATATGACACTAGTGCAATTGCAAGAAGTCTTGATGCGCGTCCCACGCTCGGTATCATTAGATGTCAAGGTGGGCAAAGATCGGGACACAGAACTGGGAGATCTGCTCGAAGCCGATGAAGTGACGCCAGAGCAAATGATGATGCGCGAGTCACTCCAGGGCGAACTGGTGCAATTACTAGCTGATTTGACCGATCGAGAGCGCGAAGTTATCTGTCTGCGATTTGGATTAGGATACAATCAGGCGCATTCTCTAGCCGATATCGGACGGGTACTAGAACTCTCCCGCGAGCGCGTCCGTCAAATTGAATCTAAAGCCCTCCAAAAACTCCGCCAACCCAAACGCCGCAACCGCGTTCGGGACTACTTAGAATCAATGAATTAA
- a CDS encoding J domain-containing protein gives MKSNITLDKSYELFGLTRSASIDEIKSIYRQMAKEIHPDLNPNDVTALDRFNTLNQAYQLLLDAAQSVNNIDPEATDKATANENMDARVDGVRITYIVDPPLSPEDLQLKQEIFASLEKILRRGDFRQAVTTIDLLVRVIPNRNEIVKKQSEVYFKYAQELVNGRRQLNLARTYLKESVKLNPHDPQHWEAVNRQFNRIERLLK, from the coding sequence ATGAAAAGTAATATTACTCTTGATAAATCTTATGAGTTATTTGGCTTGACTCGATCGGCCTCGATTGACGAGATTAAATCAATTTATCGTCAAATGGCCAAAGAAATTCATCCCGATCTCAATCCCAACGATGTAACTGCACTCGATCGATTTAATACTCTCAACCAAGCCTATCAACTTCTGCTCGATGCAGCCCAATCGGTAAATAATATCGATCCAGAGGCTACTGACAAAGCTACTGCGAATGAGAATATGGATGCTAGAGTCGATGGTGTCAGGATAACTTATATTGTCGATCCGCCGCTATCTCCTGAAGACTTACAGCTCAAGCAAGAAATTTTTGCAAGCTTGGAAAAAATACTTCGTCGAGGTGATTTTAGACAAGCAGTCACGACTATAGATCTATTAGTTAGAGTGATTCCTAACCGTAATGAAATAGTAAAAAAGCAATCGGAGGTGTACTTTAAATACGCACAGGAGTTAGTGAATGGCCGCAGACAACTGAATTTGGCACGTACTTATCTCAAGGAATCTGTCAAACTAAATCCTCACGATCCACAGCATTGGGAAGCTGTAAATCGGCAATTCAATCGCATCGAGCGACTTTTAAAATAA
- a CDS encoding Uma2 family endonuclease yields MTINIAKWTLAEYHQLVATGILSDAPRENVPQRRVELLEGLIVDMEPEGMPHSVHCSESVEYLRTLLKARAEVREGHPITLSNNSEPKPDIAIIRSPNSQYLNHHPYPADIFWPIEYADSTLHKDVNKKKRVYAEAGIQEYWVVNLQIPELIVFRDLAIPQGSGSVNDTYQSETKLAIGNISPLSFPDLSIEVNKLFSN; encoded by the coding sequence ATGACAATAAATATTGCCAAGTGGACGCTCGCCGAATATCACCAATTAGTTGCGACAGGGATACTGAGCGATGCGCCAAGGGAAAATGTACCCCAACGACGAGTGGAGTTATTAGAAGGACTCATAGTCGATATGGAACCAGAAGGAATGCCTCATTCCGTTCATTGTAGCGAATCAGTTGAATATCTCCGAACCTTACTCAAAGCTCGCGCTGAAGTGAGAGAGGGTCACCCCATCACTCTCTCCAATAACTCGGAGCCAAAGCCAGATATTGCTATTATCCGCTCGCCTAATAGTCAATATTTAAACCACCATCCTTATCCAGCCGACATTTTCTGGCCGATCGAATATGCCGACTCGACGCTGCATAAAGATGTCAATAAAAAGAAACGCGTCTATGCTGAAGCTGGAATTCAAGAATATTGGGTAGTGAATTTACAGATTCCCGAATTAATTGTCTTTCGCGATTTGGCGATTCCACAAGGCAGCGGATCGGTCAATGATACCTATCAATCTGAAACTAAATTAGCGATAGGAAATATTTCACCACTGTCATTTCCCGATCTGAGTATTGAAGTTAACAAGCTATTTTCTAATTGA
- a CDS encoding aminotransferase class IV, with protein MGNLYWYCGELIAADTIELKIDDPGLLYGATVFTTFKTATLSTYLYELHCDRLRFSIDDLDWCQPDWAKVRSGVAYLMPHFSILRVTIFFDGRELITGRELPPNLANWQQEGVTAIIADGQLTRSLSQHKTGNYLAPWLALKQARNNNIQEAILINDRGDWLETTTGNLWGYRDGCWYTPPLSAGILPGIARSQILATLIQQNRQVLEIEWTPAWVKDLESIGYSNSVIDFIPIHTVITPVGTLNYAASHPAIAEVRSL; from the coding sequence GTGGGCAATTTATATTGGTATTGCGGAGAACTAATTGCTGCTGACACGATCGAGTTAAAGATCGACGATCCTGGCTTATTATATGGGGCGACAGTTTTTACCACGTTTAAAACTGCTACACTCTCTACTTATCTTTACGAACTGCATTGCGATCGATTAAGATTCTCGATCGATGATTTAGATTGGTGTCAGCCTGACTGGGCAAAAGTTCGATCTGGGGTAGCGTACTTAATGCCACATTTTTCCATACTGCGAGTTACGATCTTTTTCGACGGACGAGAATTAATTACTGGACGAGAATTACCGCCTAATTTAGCCAATTGGCAACAAGAAGGGGTAACTGCAATAATTGCAGATGGGCAACTTACGCGCTCGCTCTCCCAACACAAAACAGGTAATTATTTAGCTCCCTGGTTGGCTCTCAAACAGGCAAGAAATAATAATATTCAAGAAGCAATTCTGATAAACGATCGTGGCGACTGGCTCGAAACTACCACTGGCAATCTCTGGGGGTATCGCGACGGCTGCTGGTATACTCCACCGCTAAGTGCGGGAATTTTACCAGGTATCGCTCGATCGCAAATTTTGGCAACACTCATACAGCAAAATCGTCAAGTCCTAGAGATCGAATGGACACCAGCATGGGTAAAGGATTTAGAATCGATCGGCTATAGCAATTCGGTAATCGATTTTATCCCGATTCATACTGTCATCACTCCTGTGGGTACTCTAAATTATGCAGCTTCACATCCCGCAATAGCGGAAGTTCGTAGTTTATAG
- the ftsH3 gene encoding ATP-dependent zinc metalloprotease FtsH3 gives MNNKRWRNAGLYVLLAVVAIALATTFLEKPAPAQKTLKYSTFIQEVKQGDIENVGLSADRSRAVVTAKDGTKALVNLPPNDNQLVNILTENVKGNIYVLPQNDESVWFRVLSSLFFPVLLLVGLFFLLRRAQSGPGNQAMNFGKSKARVQMEPQTQVTFGDVAGIDQAKLELNEVVDFLKNADRFTALGAKIPKGVLLVGPPGTGKTLLARAVAGEAGVPFFSISGSEFVEMFVGVGASRVRDLFEQAKAQAPCIVFIDEIDAVGRQRGAGLGGGNDEREQTLNQLLTEMDGFEGNTGIIIIAATNRPDVLDSALLRPGRFDRQVVVDRPDYAGRLEILNVHARGKTLAKDVDLERISRRTPGFTGADLANLLNEAAILAARRSLTEISMDEVNDAIDRVLAGPEKKDRVMSEKRKTLVAYHEAGHALVGALMPDYDPVQKISIIPRGNAGGLTWFTPSEDRMESGLYSRSYLQNQMAVALGGRIAEEIIFGEEEVTTGASNDLQQVARVARQMVMRYGMSEKLGPVALGRQQGNMFLGRDIASERDFSEETAAIVDDEVSHLVAEAYRRAKDVLLGNKQVLDKLANMLVDKETVDAEELQDLLATNDVKMAAIA, from the coding sequence GTGAATAATAAGCGGTGGAGAAATGCCGGACTATACGTCTTACTGGCAGTTGTGGCGATCGCTCTGGCAACTACCTTCTTGGAAAAGCCAGCCCCAGCCCAAAAAACATTAAAATATAGCACCTTTATCCAAGAGGTCAAGCAGGGTGATATCGAGAACGTTGGCTTGAGTGCCGATCGCTCGCGTGCTGTCGTGACGGCTAAAGATGGCACCAAAGCACTCGTCAATTTACCTCCCAACGATAACCAATTAGTCAACATTTTGACTGAAAACGTTAAGGGCAACATTTACGTTTTACCCCAGAATGATGAAAGCGTCTGGTTCCGCGTTCTGAGTAGTTTATTCTTCCCAGTATTACTGCTGGTGGGTCTATTCTTCTTGCTGCGTCGCGCCCAAAGTGGCCCTGGCAACCAAGCGATGAACTTTGGTAAATCCAAAGCCCGCGTCCAAATGGAGCCACAAACCCAAGTTACTTTTGGTGATGTTGCTGGTATCGACCAAGCGAAATTGGAACTCAATGAAGTCGTAGACTTCCTCAAAAATGCCGATCGGTTTACCGCTCTCGGTGCCAAAATTCCTAAAGGTGTCTTGTTAGTAGGCCCTCCAGGTACTGGTAAAACCCTCTTGGCTCGTGCGGTTGCAGGCGAAGCTGGCGTACCATTCTTTAGTATTTCCGGTTCGGAATTCGTCGAAATGTTCGTCGGTGTGGGTGCCTCCCGCGTCCGCGACTTGTTCGAGCAAGCCAAAGCGCAAGCTCCTTGTATCGTCTTCATTGATGAAATCGACGCAGTAGGTCGTCAACGGGGCGCAGGCTTAGGTGGCGGTAATGACGAGCGGGAACAAACCCTCAACCAATTACTGACCGAGATGGACGGATTTGAGGGCAATACGGGGATTATTATCATCGCTGCTACCAACCGTCCTGACGTACTGGATTCCGCACTATTGCGCCCAGGTCGTTTCGATCGCCAAGTTGTGGTCGATCGTCCCGATTACGCTGGTCGTCTCGAAATCCTCAACGTTCACGCTCGTGGTAAAACACTCGCCAAAGACGTCGATCTCGAACGCATTTCCCGTCGGACTCCCGGCTTTACAGGTGCAGACTTAGCCAACCTTCTCAACGAAGCGGCAATTCTCGCCGCACGTCGCAGCTTGACCGAAATCTCCATGGATGAAGTCAACGACGCGATCGATCGGGTATTGGCAGGGCCAGAGAAAAAAGACCGCGTGATGAGCGAGAAGCGCAAAACCCTCGTTGCTTATCACGAAGCTGGTCACGCTCTAGTTGGTGCCCTAATGCCCGACTACGACCCCGTTCAAAAAATCAGTATCATCCCACGCGGTAATGCTGGCGGTCTAACTTGGTTTACTCCTAGCGAAGATCGGATGGAATCTGGCCTATACAGCCGCTCCTATCTGCAAAACCAAATGGCGGTCGCTTTAGGCGGTCGGATTGCCGAAGAAATCATCTTTGGAGAAGAAGAAGTTACCACAGGTGCTTCTAATGACCTCCAACAAGTGGCTCGTGTCGCTCGCCAAATGGTAATGCGGTACGGGATGAGTGAAAAACTCGGTCCTGTCGCGCTGGGTCGTCAACAAGGCAATATGTTCCTCGGTCGCGATATCGCTTCCGAACGCGATTTCTCCGAAGAAACTGCGGCAATCGTCGATGATGAAGTCAGCCACCTAGTAGCAGAAGCCTACCGTCGGGCGAAGGATGTCTTGCTCGGTAACAAGCAGGTCTTAGACAAACTAGCCAATATGTTGGTCGATAAAGAAACTGTCGATGCTGAAGAACTTCAGGATTTACTCGCTACCAACGATGTCAAAATGGCAGCGATCGCTTAA
- a CDS encoding phosphatase PAP2 family protein: MSWKHKLAAATIVLSSTSITPNVQAQTANRGFSDFVSGAGTILYLGGGSLLPLLTDGADGGQHTLRILDAVGTSAALCYGLKEVIRSPRPDNERELDSFPSCHATTAFALARVQSHYHPDYAILWYSGAALIGYSRIDLNRHRAIDVLVGAGLGYLVGEIELGQKRGLLLFPLIRQDAQGNTVLGLQVKGEF, translated from the coding sequence ATGTCTTGGAAACATAAGTTGGCTGCGGCAACGATCGTTTTGAGTAGCACGAGCATTACGCCGAACGTTCAAGCCCAAACGGCCAATCGCGGGTTTTCGGATTTTGTCTCCGGGGCAGGTACGATCTTATATCTGGGAGGCGGTTCGTTATTGCCACTACTTACCGATGGAGCTGATGGCGGACAACATACGCTCAGAATTCTCGATGCCGTCGGTACGAGTGCCGCATTATGTTACGGACTCAAAGAAGTCATCCGCTCGCCGCGCCCTGATAACGAACGCGAACTCGATAGTTTCCCTAGTTGTCATGCGACAACTGCCTTTGCGTTGGCACGGGTTCAAAGTCATTACCACCCCGACTATGCGATCCTCTGGTATAGCGGTGCTGCCTTAATTGGTTATTCGCGGATCGATCTCAATCGCCACCGTGCTATCGATGTTTTAGTTGGTGCGGGTTTGGGTTACTTAGTTGGTGAAATCGAACTCGGCCAAAAACGCGGTTTGTTGTTGTTTCCGCTGATTCGTCAAGACGCTCAAGGCAATACGGTCTTGGGCTTACAAGTCAAAGGTGAGTTCTAA
- a CDS encoding CPP1-like family protein: protein MSQQNPYEQLGVAEDATFEEIQAAKQRVIAQLGGDRQLQDNIEAAYDAILMERLKLRQQGKIKVPEGIRFPEKLPSAAPKFTSLSVPNSPSWLGDTFERPSQSQLLTTSGVYTVLGGATLVPSIAYSMLPTILAFGAGFSLYFINQKQRRFKRAVLGTLVALLVGIVVANLLVNYAHLPVNQIGLRGEIFAGLLTLILLWVASSFTK from the coding sequence ATGAGTCAGCAGAATCCTTACGAGCAGCTAGGTGTAGCAGAAGATGCCACCTTTGAAGAGATTCAAGCTGCAAAACAACGTGTAATTGCCCAATTAGGTGGCGATCGACAGTTACAAGATAATATCGAAGCAGCCTATGATGCGATCTTAATGGAACGTCTCAAGCTGCGTCAGCAAGGTAAGATTAAGGTGCCAGAAGGGATTAGATTTCCGGAGAAGTTGCCCTCAGCAGCTCCTAAATTCACATCTTTATCCGTTCCAAATTCGCCAAGCTGGTTGGGGGATACTTTCGAGCGTCCGAGTCAATCGCAGCTTTTAACAACTTCTGGTGTATATACAGTGTTAGGTGGGGCGACATTAGTACCCAGTATTGCTTATAGTATGTTACCGACGATCCTCGCTTTTGGGGCTGGATTTAGCCTTTATTTTATCAATCAAAAGCAACGTCGTTTTAAGCGCGCCGTTTTGGGCACGCTTGTTGCGTTGCTCGTCGGTATCGTGGTAGCAAATTTATTAGTCAATTATGCGCATCTACCAGTAAATCAAATTGGCCTTCGCGGTGAGATTTTTGCTGGATTGTTAACTCTAATCCTCTTATGGGTGGCAAGTAGTTTCACAAAGTAA
- a CDS encoding alpha/beta fold hydrolase: MFHSLSPIQIVEIIGLAATTIYHQIASYRDRRSLLPPGKLVTLNDRGVRHICLRGTGEVTVVVDASLGGVEGYLLIDELAKITRVCIYDRAGYGWSSSSLQPRNSQQIIDELDELLTIAEIHPPYILVGDSFGSYNLRLYAHRYPDRVQGIVLTDGLHEDSMLSLPLSVGLLKGFFTLSFGFVAIGAALGIVRVLGEIGVFELIKPELKKFPALDRQYVKRSFYFARHWLTMGREMWNLDTSSRQLKIADRLGDLPIVSIKSQTFLRPLFGIKLFSLSAADRVRDRIHLALLQLSTNTQQISADRSSHFVWIDQPEKIVAAVAILVKRTS, translated from the coding sequence ATGTTTCATAGCTTGTCACCGATCCAGATCGTGGAGATTATTGGCCTTGCTGCTACTACAATTTACCATCAGATTGCTAGTTATCGCGATCGACGATCTCTTTTGCCGCCAGGTAAATTGGTAACTCTGAACGATCGAGGAGTTAGGCACATTTGCTTGCGCGGTACGGGAGAGGTTACGGTTGTCGTCGATGCTAGTTTAGGGGGAGTAGAGGGATATTTATTAATCGATGAACTAGCCAAAATTACCAGAGTCTGTATTTACGATCGAGCTGGATATGGTTGGAGTTCTAGTTCGTTGCAACCGCGTAACAGTCAACAAATTATTGATGAATTGGACGAGTTATTAACTATTGCCGAAATTCACCCACCGTATATTTTAGTGGGCGATTCTTTTGGTAGTTATAATTTGCGTTTATACGCCCATCGATATCCCGATCGAGTGCAGGGGATAGTATTGACCGATGGTTTGCATGAGGATTCGATGCTATCGCTACCATTGAGCGTCGGATTGCTCAAGGGATTTTTTACACTGAGTTTTGGATTTGTGGCGATCGGTGCGGCATTAGGCATTGTCAGAGTATTAGGCGAAATTGGCGTATTTGAGTTAATTAAACCCGAACTTAAAAAGTTTCCCGCACTCGATCGACAATATGTCAAAAGGTCATTTTATTTTGCTCGACATTGGCTGACAATGGGGCGAGAAATGTGGAATTTAGATACTAGCAGTCGTCAATTAAAAATAGCAGATCGCTTAGGCGATCTGCCGATAGTTAGTATTAAATCACAAACTTTTTTGCGTCCGTTATTTGGCATTAAATTATTCTCTCTATCCGCAGCAGATCGAGTTCGCGATCGAATTCATCTCGCGCTGCTCCAACTATCTACTAATACGCAGCAAATTTCAGCCGATCGCAGCAGTCATTTTGTCTGGATCGACCAGCCAGAGAAGATTGTGGCGGCTGTCGCTATTTTAGTGAAGAGAACGAGTTAA
- the pgeF gene encoding peptidoglycan editing factor PgeF produces the protein MWQWQNSSELPYLTCDLLADWQHGFFTRQFAPREPHELTPFLAANASTHRLKQIHGKIVLTPSEIATTADIEVETGYALGDGIATEAAVQAVWVASADCNPILIANRHTGHVAAVHAGWRGTSLKIATVAVERLLSQGGSLEDIIVAIGPAIAGEVYQVTAQVGLEVCASIDPESLTGDLDTDLKVVMAMPNSPLLPDGQAGRVRLDVRRVNQLQLEGLGLAPHQIAIAPHCTFQEPDYFFSYRREKLKKIQWSGIVSN, from the coding sequence ATGTGGCAGTGGCAAAATTCGTCGGAATTACCCTACTTAACATGCGATTTACTCGCCGATTGGCAGCATGGCTTTTTTACCCGTCAGTTTGCCCCCCGCGAACCCCACGAACTTACGCCATTTTTAGCTGCTAATGCCAGTACCCATCGTCTCAAACAGATCCACGGCAAAATCGTCCTGACACCGAGCGAAATTGCCACTACTGCCGACATCGAAGTAGAGACGGGATATGCTCTAGGCGATGGAATTGCAACAGAAGCAGCCGTGCAAGCGGTCTGGGTGGCGAGTGCCGATTGCAATCCCATTCTGATCGCCAATCGCCACACGGGTCATGTTGCGGCGGTACATGCAGGCTGGCGCGGTACCTCCTTGAAAATTGCCACTGTCGCAGTCGAGCGATTACTGTCACAGGGTGGCAGCCTTGAAGATATTATCGTCGCGATCGGTCCCGCGATCGCAGGTGAAGTGTATCAAGTAACGGCCCAAGTCGGGTTAGAAGTATGCGCCTCGATCGACCCAGAATCGCTCACAGGCGATCTTGACACCGATTTAAAGGTTGTCATGGCAATGCCCAATTCACCTTTATTGCCGGACGGGCAAGCGGGCAGAGTACGCTTAGATGTTCGTCGGGTCAACCAGTTGCAACTCGAAGGTTTGGGTCTAGCTCCACACCAAATTGCGATCGCGCCTCACTGTACTTTTCAGGAACCGGACTATTTTTTCTCGTACCGTCGCGAAAAACTTAAGAAGATCCAATGGTCGGGCATTGTCAGTAATTAA